CCACTTCACCAGCCACGCTATACCCACTATCACGGCTACCCAGAAGATGACCATGAACAGCATCCCAAACCAGCCAAACCAGCCGAATCCCATCATGTCGTGCCACCCCCATGTTCCTTCTCCAACGTGGGCCAGGAATTCATTTCCAACGCTTTCAAACATCATTCTGATACCTCCAGTGGCCTCTCAGTGGGAAAGGCTATAGGGCTTATTATTGACAGATAGGAAAGGTCCTCAAGGAAATTTTTACACAATATAAAGCAAATAACGGGAAAAACTTTATATCTGCCGGCACAACCTCCGCGAAGGGCCAAGGTTGGGCATTGGCTCTCCGAAACGCTTAAATTTAATAACGTGATATTTAATATCATGATACTAAAGTTCATTGACCGCGAACCTGAACTCAAGACCCTTGAAGGGCTCTACGCCCAGGACAGGGCCCAGTTGGTGCTCATCTACGGGCGAAGGAGGATCGGGAAAACGGAGCTTGTGAAGCAGTTCATCAAGGGGAGGCAGAGCTTTTATTTCCTGGCAAGAAAGGAGCCGATGGAGCTTGAGCTCGACCGCCTGCTCAGGAGCTTCAACAGGAAGTTCAACGTCTTCATAGAGGCCCGAAACCTGGAGGAGTTCTTTGAAGAGGTTAGAAAGT
The sequence above is drawn from the Thermococcus pacificus genome and encodes:
- a CDS encoding SHOCT domain-containing protein; the protein is MMFESVGNEFLAHVGEGTWGWHDMMGFGWFGWFGMLFMVIFWVAVIVGIAWLVKWLSEQGSGGNRSSRRRALEILDEKYARGEIDDKEYERRRRKLLKE